A genomic stretch from Strix aluco isolate bStrAlu1 chromosome 12, bStrAlu1.hap1, whole genome shotgun sequence includes:
- the MPI gene encoding mannose-6-phosphate isomerase isoform X2 → MAEIRVFPLSCAVQSYAWGKVGLESEVAKLLASSDPLVQIQPNQPYAELWMGAHPRGDAIIRDNRIPQKTLGQWIADNPACLGVKVKEAFQGHLPFLFKVLSVNTALSIQAHPNKELAAKLHAQFPEHYPDANHKPEMAIALTPFEGLCGFRPVEEIVSFLQSVPELRALIGEVAAEQLERSGSDDPRGVSAALRVCFTRLMKSEKKFFVDQLNMLVKRISQEVAEGKDTSGSNGDLLLRLHSQYPGDIGCFTIYFLNLVRLEPGEAMFLGANEPHAYLNGDCVECMACSDNTVRAGLTPKFIDVLTLCEMLNYTPAPSSSKIFPAAQSQLDPSIYLYDPPVPDFAIMRIEIPSSIKLYLVSAMDSASILLVIQGTAVGTSTAAASEMTLRRGSVLFISANESISLHLSSPDGMLLFRACCLL, encoded by the exons ATGGCGGAGATCCGTG TGTTCCCCCTCTCCTGTGCCGTGCAGAGCTACGCCTGGGGGAAGGTGGGGCTGGAAAGCGAAGTAGCCAAGTTGCTGGCCAGCAGTGACCCCCTGGTCCAGATCCAGCCCAACCAGCCCTACGCGGAG CTCTGGATGGGCGCGCACCCCCGGGGTGACGCCATCATCCGGGATAACCGCATCCCCCAAAAGACCCTGGGCCAGTGGATCGCTGACAACCCCGCTTGCCTGGGGGTGAAGGTGAAGGAAGCCTTCCAGGGTCATCTGCCCTTCCTCTTCAAGGTGCTGTCGGTCAACACTGCCCTCTCCATCCAGGCACACCCCAACAAG gAGCTGGCAGCGAAGCTGCACGCCCAGTTCCCCGAGCACTACCCCGATGCCAACCACAAGCCTGAAATGGCCATCGCTCTCACCCCCTTCGAGGGCTTGTGCGGCTTTCGGCCGGTGGAGGAGATCGTCTCCTTCCTCCAGA GCGTCCCTGAGCTGCGGGCGCTGATCGGGGAGGTGGCGGCGGAGCAGCTGGAGCGCAGCGGCAGTGACGACCCCCGCGGCGTCTCGGCTGCCCTCCGCGTCTGCTTCACCCGCCTGATGAAGAGCGAGAAGAAGTTCTTTGTCGACCAGCTGAACATGCTGGTGAAGAGGATCTCCCAGGAAG TGGCGGAAGGGAAGGACACGTCGGGAAGCAACGGGGAcctgctgctgcggctgcacTCCCAGTACCCGGGGGACATCGGCTGCTTCACTATTTATTTCCTCAACCTGGTGAGGCTGGAGCCGGGGGAGGCCATGTTCCTGGGAGCCAACGAGCCCCACGCCTACCTGAACGGAG ACTGTGTGGAGTGCATGGCGTGCTCGGATAACACGGTGCGCGCTGGGCTCACCCCCAAATTCATCGACGTCCTCACCTTGTGCGAGATGCTCAACTACACGCCGGCACCCAGCAGCTCCAAGATCTTCCCGGCTGCGCAGAGCCAGCTCGACCCCAGCATCTACCTCTACGACCCACCTGTGCCAGACTTCGCCATCATGAGGATAGAG ATCCCCTCCTCCATCAAGCTGTACCTCGTCTCTGCCATGGACTCTGCCAGCATCTTGCTGGTGATCCAAGGGACAGCCGTGGGCACCTCCACAGCCGCAGCCTCCGAAATGACTCTGCGTCGTGGCTCTGTGCTCTTCATCTCCGCTAACGAGAGCATCTCCCTCCACCTCTCCTCGCCGGATGGGATGCTGCTCTTCCGAGCCTGCTGCCTCCTCTGA
- the MPI gene encoding mannose-6-phosphate isomerase isoform X1, which produces MAEILFPLSCAVQSYAWGKVGLESEVAKLLASSDPLVQIQPNQPYAELWMGAHPRGDAIIRDNRIPQKTLGQWIADNPACLGVKVKEAFQGHLPFLFKVLSVNTALSIQAHPNKELAAKLHAQFPEHYPDANHKPEMAIALTPFEGLCGFRPVEEIVSFLQSVPELRALIGEVAAEQLERSGSDDPRGVSAALRVCFTRLMKSEKKFFVDQLNMLVKRISQEVAEGKDTSGSNGDLLLRLHSQYPGDIGCFTIYFLNLVRLEPGEAMFLGANEPHAYLNGDCVECMACSDNTVRAGLTPKFIDVLTLCEMLNYTPAPSSSKIFPAAQSQLDPSIYLYDPPVPDFAIMRIEIPSSIKLYLVSAMDSASILLVIQGTAVGTSTAAASEMTLRRGSVLFISANESISLHLSSPDGMLLFRACCLL; this is translated from the exons ATGGCGGAGATCC TGTTCCCCCTCTCCTGTGCCGTGCAGAGCTACGCCTGGGGGAAGGTGGGGCTGGAAAGCGAAGTAGCCAAGTTGCTGGCCAGCAGTGACCCCCTGGTCCAGATCCAGCCCAACCAGCCCTACGCGGAG CTCTGGATGGGCGCGCACCCCCGGGGTGACGCCATCATCCGGGATAACCGCATCCCCCAAAAGACCCTGGGCCAGTGGATCGCTGACAACCCCGCTTGCCTGGGGGTGAAGGTGAAGGAAGCCTTCCAGGGTCATCTGCCCTTCCTCTTCAAGGTGCTGTCGGTCAACACTGCCCTCTCCATCCAGGCACACCCCAACAAG gAGCTGGCAGCGAAGCTGCACGCCCAGTTCCCCGAGCACTACCCCGATGCCAACCACAAGCCTGAAATGGCCATCGCTCTCACCCCCTTCGAGGGCTTGTGCGGCTTTCGGCCGGTGGAGGAGATCGTCTCCTTCCTCCAGA GCGTCCCTGAGCTGCGGGCGCTGATCGGGGAGGTGGCGGCGGAGCAGCTGGAGCGCAGCGGCAGTGACGACCCCCGCGGCGTCTCGGCTGCCCTCCGCGTCTGCTTCACCCGCCTGATGAAGAGCGAGAAGAAGTTCTTTGTCGACCAGCTGAACATGCTGGTGAAGAGGATCTCCCAGGAAG TGGCGGAAGGGAAGGACACGTCGGGAAGCAACGGGGAcctgctgctgcggctgcacTCCCAGTACCCGGGGGACATCGGCTGCTTCACTATTTATTTCCTCAACCTGGTGAGGCTGGAGCCGGGGGAGGCCATGTTCCTGGGAGCCAACGAGCCCCACGCCTACCTGAACGGAG ACTGTGTGGAGTGCATGGCGTGCTCGGATAACACGGTGCGCGCTGGGCTCACCCCCAAATTCATCGACGTCCTCACCTTGTGCGAGATGCTCAACTACACGCCGGCACCCAGCAGCTCCAAGATCTTCCCGGCTGCGCAGAGCCAGCTCGACCCCAGCATCTACCTCTACGACCCACCTGTGCCAGACTTCGCCATCATGAGGATAGAG ATCCCCTCCTCCATCAAGCTGTACCTCGTCTCTGCCATGGACTCTGCCAGCATCTTGCTGGTGATCCAAGGGACAGCCGTGGGCACCTCCACAGCCGCAGCCTCCGAAATGACTCTGCGTCGTGGCTCTGTGCTCTTCATCTCCGCTAACGAGAGCATCTCCCTCCACCTCTCCTCGCCGGATGGGATGCTGCTCTTCCGAGCCTGCTGCCTCCTCTGA
- the FAM219B gene encoding protein FAM219B isoform X1, with product MLLSRACFPPRLRQKKKEGKREILQENRKQFPGAEGARGKARVGQDVPPAPAAARRPHYACAAGARATSPPPIGWIPPPRAAIGGRGEGAGRRAAMATGGGGAGPGAGPAGSRPGGRRAPGLIWAETNKLNKATDAVEKRGPYIMSKPPSIHAKLQRQRELAKAALRRQGLLGAPTLHQPKPAAKRSVKFNKGYTALSQTVDENLVSLDSDSDGELGSRCSSGYSSAEQVNQDLSRQLLQDGYHLDEVPDDEDLDLIPPKPVASSSCPCCFGENLSCVIQ from the exons aagagggaaattcttcaggaaaacagGAAGCAGTTCCCTGGTGCGGAGGGGGCTCGCGGCAAGGCCCGTGTGGGGCAGGACGTCCCGCCGGCCCCTGCCGCTGCCCGCCGGCCGCACTACGCATgcgcggcgggggcgcgcgcCACCTCCCCGCCTCCTATTGGCTGGATCCCGCCGCCGCGCGCTGCCATTGGCGGGAGAGGCGagggggcggggcgacgggcggCCATGGCgacgggcggcggcggagccggtcCCGGAGCCGGTCCCGCTGGGAGCaggcccggcgggcggcgggcaccGGGG CTGATTTGGGCTGAAACCAATAAGCTGAACAAGGCGACGGATGCGGTGGAGAAAAGGGGACCGTACATCATGAGCAAGCCTCCCTCCATTCACGCCAAGCTCC AGAGGCAGCGCGAGCTGGCGAAGGCAGCGCTGCGaaggcaggggctgctgggggcacCCACACTGCACCAGCCGAAGCCGGCGGCTAAAAG GTCGGTGAAGTTTAACAAGGGCTACACAGCGCTCAGCCAGACGGTGGATGAAAACCTGGTCTCCCTCGATTCGGACAG TGACGGGGAGCTGGGATCCAGATGTTCCTCGGGCTACTCCTCCGCCGAG CAGGTGAACCAGGACCTGAGCCggcagctgctgcaggatggGTACCACCTCGATGAGGTCCCCGATGACGAAGATCTGGATCTCATCCCCCCGAAACCTGTCGCCTCCTCTTCTTGCCCCTGTTGTTTTGGAGAAAATCTCTCCTGTGTGATCCAGTAG
- the FAM219B gene encoding protein FAM219B isoform X2 yields the protein MLLSRACFPPRLRQKKKEGKREILQENRKQFPGAEGARGKARVGQDVPPAPAAARRPHYACAAGARATSPPPIGWIPPPRAAIGGRGEGAGRRAAMATGGGGAGPGAGPAGSRPGGRRAPGLIWAETNKLNKATDAVEKRGPYIMSKPPSIHAKLQRQRELAKAALRRQGLLGAPTLHQPKPAAKRSVKFNKGYTALSQTVDENLVSLDSDSDGELGSRCSSGYSSAEVNQDLSRQLLQDGYHLDEVPDDEDLDLIPPKPVASSSCPCCFGENLSCVIQ from the exons aagagggaaattcttcaggaaaacagGAAGCAGTTCCCTGGTGCGGAGGGGGCTCGCGGCAAGGCCCGTGTGGGGCAGGACGTCCCGCCGGCCCCTGCCGCTGCCCGCCGGCCGCACTACGCATgcgcggcgggggcgcgcgcCACCTCCCCGCCTCCTATTGGCTGGATCCCGCCGCCGCGCGCTGCCATTGGCGGGAGAGGCGagggggcggggcgacgggcggCCATGGCgacgggcggcggcggagccggtcCCGGAGCCGGTCCCGCTGGGAGCaggcccggcgggcggcgggcaccGGGG CTGATTTGGGCTGAAACCAATAAGCTGAACAAGGCGACGGATGCGGTGGAGAAAAGGGGACCGTACATCATGAGCAAGCCTCCCTCCATTCACGCCAAGCTCC AGAGGCAGCGCGAGCTGGCGAAGGCAGCGCTGCGaaggcaggggctgctgggggcacCCACACTGCACCAGCCGAAGCCGGCGGCTAAAAG GTCGGTGAAGTTTAACAAGGGCTACACAGCGCTCAGCCAGACGGTGGATGAAAACCTGGTCTCCCTCGATTCGGACAG TGACGGGGAGCTGGGATCCAGATGTTCCTCGGGCTACTCCTCCGCCGAG GTGAACCAGGACCTGAGCCggcagctgctgcaggatggGTACCACCTCGATGAGGTCCCCGATGACGAAGATCTGGATCTCATCCCCCCGAAACCTGTCGCCTCCTCTTCTTGCCCCTGTTGTTTTGGAGAAAATCTCTCCTGTGTGATCCAGTAG